A genomic window from Vagococcus entomophilus includes:
- the lysA gene encoding diaminopimelate decarboxylase produces the protein MKEWLSGTSAINEKGHLCIGGCDTVTLSEKFGTPLFVYDVALIRKMARGFKEAFEQLGMKHKVAYASKAFTCLAIYQLIEQEGLSCDVVSAGELHTALKAGMAPEKIAFHGNNKTFFELEMAVNEKVGTIIVDNFTEIALLSEILSQTQTTQNVLLRLAPGIDAHTHEFIMTGQEDSKFGFDVKSGQAERALKLVLDNPHFCLKGLHCHIGSQIFNTEGFHAATEKMIDLMVEWEHHYQFTAEVLNLGGGFGVHYTEEDEPLEAAEYVRQIAQIVKKSCQEHLYPLPEVWIEPGRSIVAEAGTTLYSVGAVKEIPSIRKYVSVDGGMGDNIRTALYDAKYQAKVANRMRDRQELEEVAITGKYCESGDMLIHSIQLPKLHYGDLIALQTTGAYGYSMSSNYNRNPRPAVVFVEEGAAQLVIQRETLEDLIHLDLPLK, from the coding sequence ATGAAAGAATGGCTATCAGGAACATCGGCTATAAACGAAAAAGGTCACCTCTGCATCGGTGGGTGCGATACGGTGACATTATCCGAAAAATTCGGTACGCCTCTTTTTGTTTATGACGTGGCATTGATTAGAAAAATGGCTCGTGGTTTTAAAGAAGCTTTTGAGCAATTAGGTATGAAACATAAAGTAGCATATGCGAGTAAAGCATTCACTTGTTTAGCAATCTATCAATTGATTGAACAAGAAGGCTTAAGTTGTGACGTTGTCTCTGCGGGAGAGTTGCATACTGCGCTAAAAGCAGGTATGGCTCCAGAAAAGATTGCGTTTCATGGAAACAATAAAACTTTTTTTGAGTTAGAAATGGCTGTGAACGAAAAAGTGGGTACAATTATTGTAGATAATTTTACCGAGATTGCCTTACTTTCAGAAATACTGTCACAAACGCAAACAACACAAAATGTCTTACTCAGATTGGCGCCAGGAATTGATGCGCATACACATGAGTTTATCATGACTGGACAGGAGGACTCAAAATTTGGTTTTGATGTTAAAAGTGGTCAAGCAGAACGGGCGCTTAAATTGGTTTTAGACAATCCGCATTTTTGTTTAAAAGGGTTACACTGTCATATCGGCTCCCAAATTTTTAATACAGAGGGGTTTCATGCGGCGACTGAGAAAATGATTGACCTAATGGTAGAGTGGGAACATCACTATCAGTTTACTGCTGAAGTTTTAAATTTAGGTGGTGGCTTTGGTGTCCACTATACAGAAGAAGATGAGCCGCTTGAAGCCGCAGAATATGTGCGCCAAATTGCTCAGATTGTTAAAAAGAGTTGCCAAGAGCATCTGTATCCTCTTCCGGAAGTATGGATCGAACCTGGACGATCAATTGTGGCTGAGGCAGGGACGACTTTGTATTCAGTTGGAGCAGTAAAAGAGATTCCGTCAATTCGTAAATATGTTTCGGTTGATGGGGGAATGGGCGATAATATTCGTACAGCTTTATATGATGCTAAGTATCAAGCAAAAGTTGCCAATCGGATGAGAGACAGACAAGAGCTAGAAGAAGTGGCCATTACAGGAAAGTATTGTGAGTCAGGAGATATGTTAATCCATAGTATTCAGCTTCCAAAATTGCATTACGGGGATCTTATTGCTTTGCAGACAACAGGGGCATATGGTTATTCTATGTCTAGTAACTACAATCGTAATCCTCGTCCTGCAGTTGTGTTTGTTGAAGAGGGGGCAGCTCAGTTGGTTATTCAGCGTGAAACGCTCGAGGATTTAATTCACTTAGATCTTCCTTTAAAATGA
- a CDS encoding serine hydrolase, protein MDLERAMFELTKKYTAFFKPSYYIQTSDGAAFGLCEHELRWSASEIKLPIYLYYMEQVVKGNIDPTLNIRIPIDHVRITGSGVVHLLKEKSVFTIQELLQYMIAVSDNEATNQLIRYVGLTTIKAWAKKKHWGNEVLLKRYLMDYEANVANELSAYGGVGVLSEIIALGKRYPAYKEQIERPFLKQQLRSYLPGALDEREIKHLTMLNKTGEDPDVRHDIALFRYQAKEIYVATFTNQLIEEAKAIEWMQEVGKLVFHASSGLYIKKGNVSKDELLAE, encoded by the coding sequence GTGGATTTAGAAAGAGCAATGTTTGAACTCACAAAAAAATATACAGCATTTTTCAAACCTAGTTACTACATCCAGACATCCGACGGAGCAGCATTCGGTCTGTGCGAGCACGAATTGAGATGGTCAGCAAGTGAAATAAAGCTACCTATTTATTTATATTACATGGAACAAGTTGTCAAAGGAAACATTGATCCCACTTTAAACATACGCATACCAATTGATCACGTTCGGATAACTGGGTCAGGTGTGGTGCATCTTTTAAAAGAAAAATCAGTGTTTACGATTCAAGAATTGCTTCAGTATATGATTGCTGTTTCAGATAACGAAGCGACCAACCAACTCATTCGATATGTTGGTTTGACTACGATAAAAGCTTGGGCTAAAAAAAAGCACTGGGGCAACGAAGTTTTACTCAAAAGATATCTGATGGACTACGAAGCAAACGTAGCGAATGAATTGTCTGCTTACGGAGGGGTCGGCGTTTTAAGCGAGATAATAGCACTAGGAAAGCGATATCCTGCTTATAAAGAGCAGATTGAGCGGCCATTTTTAAAGCAACAATTGCGGAGCTATCTTCCTGGTGCTTTGGATGAAAGAGAAATAAAACATTTGACGATGCTAAATAAGACCGGAGAGGATCCAGATGTTCGCCATGACATTGCTCTTTTTAGATATCAAGCAAAAGAAATTTATGTAGCAACCTTTACCAATCAATTGATAGAAGAAGCTAAAGCGATTGAGTGGATGCAAGAAGTCGGAAAGCTAGTCTTTCATGCAAGTAGTGGACTGTATATCAAGAAAGGAAACGTGAGTAAAGATGAATTATTGGCTGAATAA
- a CDS encoding C40 family peptidase — MNYWLNKPSTFLWKSPNDHPLKEMLRAQKRRAYTFYTLSDDACLKLYQERLVDSELCYGTEVEVLDETDTYYQVAVPSQRNHAFKNGYEGWIFKEDIDVYPGEILEGEQKIVVFQQEAEILVESSPQVIKVSLGTVLPFIQEEGDFFYVQTPNGRGKVAKEVAQFYNKNQKEAKKRLIELAKSYLDLRYVWSGVTHSGFDCSGFIYTLFKTFGCVLSRDADDQSLEGQEVTYLEAHPGDVLYFAYDEGKGVVHHVGLYLGEDQMIHSHTPGSKVMISTISGTKYESELCTVRRHLL; from the coding sequence ATGAATTATTGGCTGAATAAACCCTCAACCTTTTTGTGGAAGTCACCAAATGACCATCCTCTAAAGGAAATGTTAAGAGCTCAAAAACGACGTGCGTATACATTTTATACGTTATCTGATGATGCTTGTCTGAAGCTGTATCAAGAACGGCTAGTAGACTCAGAGTTATGCTATGGTACAGAAGTTGAAGTTCTGGATGAAACGGATACTTACTATCAGGTTGCCGTGCCTTCACAAAGGAATCATGCGTTTAAAAACGGATATGAAGGCTGGATTTTTAAGGAAGATATCGATGTGTATCCAGGTGAAATCTTGGAAGGGGAGCAAAAGATTGTTGTTTTTCAACAAGAGGCAGAAATTTTGGTGGAAAGTAGTCCACAGGTAATCAAAGTTTCGCTAGGAACGGTTCTGCCATTCATTCAAGAAGAAGGAGATTTTTTCTATGTGCAAACGCCAAATGGTCGAGGAAAAGTTGCTAAAGAGGTAGCTCAGTTTTATAACAAGAACCAAAAAGAGGCAAAAAAAAGACTAATTGAGTTAGCCAAATCTTATCTGGATTTACGCTATGTTTGGTCGGGAGTGACACATTCAGGATTTGATTGTTCAGGCTTTATTTACACTTTGTTCAAAACCTTTGGCTGTGTATTGAGTCGGGATGCAGATGATCAGTCCCTAGAAGGACAAGAAGTTACATACTTAGAGGCTCATCCGGGAGATGTTCTTTATTTTGCTTATGATGAAGGAAAAGGAGTCGTCCATCATGTGGGACTTTATCTAGGTGAGGACCAAATGATTCATTCCCATACTCCAGGGTCTAAAGTAATGATTTCAACCATTTCTGGGACAAAGTATGAATCGGAGCTCTGTACGGTCAGAAGACACCTGCTTTAA
- a CDS encoding biotin transporter BioY, which yields MRNTKIKQQIINAECAILIAILAQFTIPLGPVPLTGQTFAIGLIATLLSPLNSTVTVFIYLLLGTIGLPVFAGAHAGIGVLFGPTGGYLLAFLLQAYVTGKVISKRNTSYPRVIVANLLGALISLVLGTVWLKFQLDLTWIKAFTVGFTPFVIGGIIKAIAASILGIILNQRLPKRFLSQS from the coding sequence ATGCGAAACACAAAGATAAAACAACAAATTATTAACGCTGAATGTGCTATACTCATCGCAATTCTAGCACAATTTACTATTCCCTTGGGACCAGTACCTTTAACTGGTCAAACTTTTGCAATTGGGCTCATTGCAACTTTACTTTCACCGCTAAATAGTACTGTCACAGTTTTTATTTACCTATTACTGGGAACAATTGGCTTACCAGTTTTTGCTGGTGCTCACGCTGGTATTGGTGTCTTATTTGGCCCCACTGGTGGTTACTTACTAGCCTTTTTACTTCAAGCTTATGTAACAGGTAAAGTGATATCTAAAAGAAATACCAGCTATCCTAGAGTAATTGTGGCTAATTTATTAGGAGCTCTTATTTCCCTCGTACTTGGAACTGTTTGGCTAAAATTCCAACTAGATCTCACTTGGATTAAGGCATTTACAGTCGGTTTTACACCATTTGTTATTGGAGGAATTATTAAAGCGATTGCTGCCAGCATTTTAGGAATCATCTTAAATCAAAGACTTCCTAAACGTTTTTTAAGCCAAAGTTAG
- a CDS encoding YitT family protein, with product MSKMEAYRKSEKLKKALVILMTGITSAIALNMFLTPAKVFSAGMNGVSQLLSSILETTFNIHISTGIFILILNVPIAILGWVKIGKSSTILSFVNVVSVTLFTLIIPVHSISTNPLMNAIIGGVLVGIGIGFSLKYGFTTGGTDIISLILSKTTGRTVGSLLFTINLVVIFLAGLLFNWESALYTIISIYCMTQVTDMIHTSNQKITAMIITQEPQSVMSSIQKRLVRGMTLIPAKGARSKVQGEMILIVITRYEVYDLEQAIYEIDQNAFVNIMPTQTVLGKFWNEEEQKVIKKTWDKIEKKENE from the coding sequence ATGAGCAAAATGGAAGCCTACAGAAAAAGTGAGAAGTTGAAGAAAGCACTTGTGATTTTGATGACAGGGATCACTTCAGCCATTGCTTTGAATATGTTTTTAACCCCAGCAAAAGTTTTTTCTGCTGGAATGAACGGAGTATCGCAATTATTATCCAGCATTTTGGAAACGACTTTTAATATACATATCAGTACCGGGATATTTATATTGATTTTAAACGTACCGATTGCAATTCTCGGATGGGTAAAAATAGGGAAGTCATCGACAATTTTGAGTTTTGTCAATGTAGTTTCTGTGACATTGTTTACGTTGATTATTCCCGTACACTCTATTTCAACTAACCCTTTGATGAATGCTATCATTGGTGGCGTGCTTGTTGGGATTGGGATTGGGTTTTCTTTGAAATATGGGTTTACAACAGGTGGAACCGATATTATTTCGCTCATTTTGTCTAAAACAACGGGTCGAACTGTCGGGAGTCTGTTATTTACGATTAATTTAGTCGTAATCTTTTTGGCAGGTCTTTTGTTTAACTGGGAAAGTGCGCTTTATACGATTATTTCAATTTATTGTATGACTCAAGTTACAGACATGATACATACGAGTAACCAAAAAATTACGGCAATGATTATTACTCAGGAACCACAATCTGTCATGAGTTCTATTCAAAAAAGATTAGTCCGCGGCATGACTTTGATACCAGCAAAAGGAGCAAGGTCCAAGGTTCAAGGTGAAATGATTTTGATCGTGATCACGAGGTACGAAGTGTACGATTTAGAACAGGCAATTTATGAAATTGATCAAAATGCTTTTGTAAATATTATGCCCACACAAACGGTTCTAGGGAAATTTTGGAATGAGGAAGAGCAAAAAGTAATTAAGAAAACTTGGGATAAAATTGAAAAAAAAGAAAACGAATAA
- a CDS encoding epoxyqueuosine reductase QueH codes for MINADELLEKMNPNQKINYDRLLQKMIQTWQTQTIRPKILLHSCCAPCSTYTLEYLNQFADITIYFANSNIHPRSEYLRREQVQKDFIRDFNAKNNTNIQFLSAPYEPNQFVKMVQEKHLVDEPEGGKRCSACFQMRLDLVAKKAQELAFDYFGSALTLSPKKNSQVINSIGIEIQKIFSVNYLPSDFKKNNGYKRSVELCKEYNVYRQCYCGCLFAAQKQGISLKDVNKEATAFLNSSHQ; via the coding sequence ATGATTAATGCAGATGAGTTACTAGAAAAAATGAACCCCAACCAAAAAATCAACTATGATCGGTTACTACAAAAAATGATTCAAACCTGGCAAACGCAAACTATTCGCCCTAAGATTTTATTGCATAGTTGCTGTGCCCCTTGTAGTACTTATACTTTAGAATACCTCAATCAATTTGCTGATATTACGATTTATTTTGCGAATTCCAATATTCATCCAAGAAGTGAGTATTTGAGACGCGAGCAAGTCCAAAAAGACTTTATCAGAGATTTTAATGCTAAAAATAATACCAATATTCAGTTTCTGAGTGCCCCATATGAGCCAAATCAGTTTGTAAAAATGGTCCAAGAAAAGCATTTAGTTGACGAACCTGAAGGGGGAAAAAGGTGTAGTGCTTGTTTTCAAATGCGTCTAGATTTGGTTGCCAAAAAAGCCCAAGAGTTGGCCTTTGATTATTTCGGTAGCGCGTTAACACTCTCTCCCAAAAAGAATAGTCAAGTGATTAACTCCATCGGTATTGAAATCCAAAAAATATTTTCAGTCAATTATTTGCCTAGTGATTTTAAAAAGAACAATGGCTACAAACGCTCCGTAGAATTATGCAAGGAATACAATGTATATCGTCAGTGCTACTGTGGTTGTCTCTTTGCAGCTCAAAAACAAGGGATTTCACTTAAAGACGTGAATAAAGAAGCTACAGCCTTTTTAAATTCCTCGCACCAGTAA
- a CDS encoding PD-(D/E)XK nuclease family protein: MGLEFIIGPASCNHEKALVQKAQEWLNKDTRHEVFYLVPNHVKFETEINVLKQLKEKNDPESSSFTATNLQVFSFSRLAWYYLQHTAMYPKNPLSEAGNYMVIRKILQENEARLTVFRGEIKKRGFIEKLAELFDEWQSGNIGVSDLEAVVAQLDHSPKSVDFQLKLQDFECIYAAYLEKMVLESVGSKQLILSLATYLQEQNIGHILFILSGFSSFTATEEVLIQTLIEKAGEVKVGLVLNQGSIDSEPEKTALFYDSKLLYYRLYHKARALGVPVYNDTKLTLQEAQVAQDIKQLDAYWQQSQELSGNNQAHHVATNDMLQIWRAESPYAEVSHVAREIRKLVVSGKYRYRDIAVLTRDLEHYRSVFTPVFKAHEIPADLNFEVKMEHHPLIEYLNALFALVQRNFRYPDVMRFLRSELFFPGIEGQLSLVEWQKKRQEQREKVDLTENVMLAYGYEGYYWTQEKDWQYVFYDFEEQTTDVERNLKIQEVSNEIRNLLRKNVLPLFDQLKKVADGREAITCLYQFLLNSGTAQTLLFLRDEEISLGNLEMARNHEQAWKTLMTLFDEFVQVLGDDPFELETFVEILQAGLEGAKFKKVPVTLDQVSVSALDLVHAEKKKVVFIVGVTDQLLPQKVENKTLLSQEERDLFDRTLPDEKFLQVDTTRTIAREPFIAYLAFTSAQEKLYMSYPTYCDWAKESRISAYLARIAQGLHVEIKEKSFMADGRATSTEFISTKRALMSELIQLKRQEKEDGLSLSVFWQQLERYLMKGKAEEPLLQTIFSSLSYKNTPETLNSDIVTDLYGETIHASVSKIESFYQCEYQYFVNYGLKLKEREIFGLSPAATGEFFHEALDYLFKVLIREGISLATINHEELLRLTDGVLSEILGEQKFAILHASNRMNYIRYQLSKTIQRVSWALQKQSQRTGMTTLQTEVLFGQFATQQGGLDSLSFDLTGGKQLKVRGKIDRIDQIKTDEAIYLAVIDYKSSAHKFDFRDAYYGVAMQMITYLDIALSQAVKLVGQAVKPAGAFYLHVKNPVIDGEISDEKYMEKMLQEFGYQGLLLKDEALVRKLDPTVEPKTKSLVYPFNETAKGEIKSNQFVDEGQMSALLAHNQKNFKKAGEKIYEGELLLNPAYRDKQRIACSFCPFKSVCTFDPMLAENTYHRLDKLKKEDVLKRILDESTEEGGEEK; the protein is encoded by the coding sequence GTGGGACTAGAATTTATCATTGGACCTGCTTCGTGTAATCACGAAAAAGCGTTAGTCCAAAAAGCGCAAGAATGGTTAAATAAAGATACGCGGCATGAGGTTTTTTACCTTGTACCCAATCATGTTAAGTTTGAAACGGAGATCAATGTTTTAAAACAATTAAAAGAAAAAAATGACCCAGAATCAAGTAGTTTTACAGCAACCAACTTACAAGTGTTTAGTTTCTCTAGGCTTGCGTGGTACTACTTGCAACATACAGCTATGTATCCTAAAAATCCGCTCAGTGAAGCGGGAAACTATATGGTGATTCGGAAAATACTACAAGAAAACGAAGCGAGATTGACCGTTTTTAGAGGAGAAATCAAAAAAAGAGGTTTCATCGAAAAATTGGCAGAGTTATTTGATGAATGGCAAAGTGGGAACATTGGCGTTTCTGACTTGGAAGCTGTAGTAGCGCAACTGGATCACTCACCAAAATCAGTGGACTTTCAATTAAAATTGCAAGATTTTGAATGCATTTATGCGGCTTATCTTGAAAAAATGGTGCTAGAGTCTGTGGGCTCAAAACAGCTTATTTTAAGTCTAGCTACCTATCTGCAAGAGCAAAATATTGGGCATATTCTTTTTATTTTATCAGGCTTCTCGAGCTTTACAGCAACAGAGGAGGTATTGATTCAGACTTTAATAGAAAAAGCAGGTGAAGTGAAAGTTGGACTTGTGCTGAATCAAGGGAGCATAGATTCAGAGCCTGAAAAAACAGCTCTTTTTTATGATTCCAAATTGCTTTATTATCGTTTGTACCATAAGGCGAGAGCTCTTGGTGTGCCCGTCTATAACGATACCAAATTAACGCTTCAAGAGGCGCAAGTGGCACAAGATATCAAACAATTAGATGCTTATTGGCAACAATCGCAAGAGTTAAGCGGAAATAATCAAGCTCATCACGTAGCAACAAACGATATGCTTCAAATTTGGCGTGCAGAATCCCCGTATGCAGAGGTCAGTCATGTTGCCAGAGAAATTCGAAAATTAGTGGTTAGTGGCAAGTATCGTTACCGAGATATTGCTGTTTTGACGAGGGATTTAGAGCATTATCGTAGTGTGTTTACGCCGGTATTCAAAGCGCATGAAATTCCAGCAGATTTAAATTTTGAAGTGAAAATGGAACATCACCCTTTAATTGAGTATTTAAATGCTTTATTTGCACTTGTTCAAAGAAATTTTCGCTATCCAGATGTGATGCGTTTCCTTAGAAGTGAATTGTTTTTTCCGGGGATAGAGGGTCAACTTTCCTTAGTTGAATGGCAGAAAAAGCGGCAAGAGCAAAGAGAAAAAGTTGATTTAACTGAAAATGTGATGCTTGCGTATGGTTACGAGGGATATTACTGGACACAAGAAAAAGATTGGCAATATGTCTTTTATGATTTTGAGGAGCAGACGACAGATGTCGAGCGAAATCTTAAGATTCAAGAGGTTTCAAATGAGATTCGGAATTTACTTAGGAAAAATGTGTTGCCACTTTTTGATCAATTAAAAAAAGTGGCAGATGGACGAGAGGCGATAACATGTTTATATCAATTTTTGCTGAATTCTGGGACAGCCCAGACGTTGCTTTTTTTAAGAGATGAAGAGATTTCATTAGGTAATTTAGAAATGGCTAGAAACCATGAACAAGCTTGGAAAACATTGATGACTTTATTTGATGAATTTGTTCAGGTGTTGGGCGATGATCCATTTGAACTAGAGACATTTGTAGAAATTTTGCAAGCGGGATTAGAAGGAGCAAAATTTAAAAAAGTCCCTGTAACGCTTGATCAGGTGAGTGTTTCTGCCCTAGATTTGGTTCATGCCGAAAAAAAGAAAGTGGTATTTATCGTAGGTGTAACGGATCAGTTGCTGCCTCAAAAAGTTGAAAATAAAACCTTGTTATCACAAGAAGAACGTGATTTGTTTGATCGTACCTTGCCAGATGAGAAATTTTTGCAAGTAGATACTACGAGAACAATTGCAAGAGAACCGTTTATTGCCTATTTAGCGTTTACTTCTGCTCAAGAAAAATTATATATGAGCTATCCTACTTACTGTGATTGGGCAAAAGAAAGCCGTATCTCTGCTTATTTAGCTAGAATTGCTCAAGGGCTTCATGTCGAGATTAAAGAGAAATCGTTTATGGCAGATGGAAGGGCCACATCTACTGAATTTATCAGTACCAAACGCGCATTGATGAGTGAACTTATCCAGTTAAAACGTCAAGAAAAAGAAGACGGTCTTTCTTTGTCAGTTTTTTGGCAGCAGTTGGAGCGGTATTTGATGAAGGGAAAAGCAGAGGAACCGCTGCTTCAAACTATTTTTTCAAGTTTGTCCTACAAAAATACACCCGAAACGCTTAATTCGGATATTGTGACAGACCTTTATGGCGAAACCATCCATGCTTCTGTTTCAAAAATTGAAAGTTTTTATCAGTGTGAATATCAGTATTTTGTCAATTATGGCTTGAAATTAAAAGAACGAGAAATTTTTGGATTATCACCAGCTGCAACGGGAGAGTTTTTTCACGAAGCATTAGATTATTTGTTTAAAGTGCTCATTCGTGAGGGCATTTCACTTGCGACCATCAATCACGAAGAGCTTTTACGACTGACAGATGGTGTATTAAGTGAAATCTTAGGCGAGCAAAAGTTTGCCATATTGCATGCATCTAATCGAATGAATTACATCCGGTATCAATTAAGCAAAACCATTCAACGAGTGAGTTGGGCTTTGCAAAAACAAAGTCAACGAACCGGGATGACTACGCTGCAAACAGAAGTGTTATTTGGTCAGTTTGCAACGCAACAAGGTGGTTTGGACAGCTTGAGTTTTGACCTGACGGGTGGGAAACAATTAAAAGTCAGAGGGAAAATTGATCGGATTGATCAGATTAAAACGGATGAAGCAATTTATCTAGCTGTAATTGATTACAAATCAAGTGCACATAAGTTTGATTTTCGCGATGCCTACTATGGTGTGGCGATGCAAATGATTACTTATTTAGACATTGCACTTAGTCAAGCAGTAAAACTGGTGGGGCAAGCAGTGAAACCAGCTGGCGCATTTTATCTGCATGTCAAAAATCCAGTTATTGATGGCGAAATTTCTGATGAAAAATATATGGAAAAAATGTTACAAGAATTTGGCTACCAAGGTCTACTTTTGAAAGATGAAGCACTGGTTCGAAAACTAGATCCAACTGTTGAGCCGAAAACAAAATCACTGGTTTATCCCTTTAATGAAACTGCCAAAGGGGAAATAAAGTCGAATCAATTTGTTGATGAGGGGCAAATGAGTGCATTACTGGCGCATAATCAAAAGAATTTTAAAAAAGCAGGCGAAAAAATATACGAAGGCGAGCTATTGCTAAACCCAGCTTATCGGGATAAACAACGAATTGCTTGTAGTTTTTGTCCATTCAAAAGTGTATGTACCTTTGATCCAATGTTAGCTGAAAATACGTACCACCGCTTAGATAAGTTAAAGAAAGAGGACGTTTTGAAGCGAATACTAGACGAGAGCACCGAAGAGGGAGGCGAAGAAAAATGA